In Chitinivibrionales bacterium, one genomic interval encodes:
- a CDS encoding glycosyltransferase translates to MASPLTCEVVIPSYKRFENLKTTVAGIRVLYPTLRICLGLQGDMPGPELEQSLAADPNLRIEKLPSPSTTITMNTCIKNSSADIILILDDDAVPVHGWMEAHRVAFEQYPDLPYTGGREVRLSRKRPPLEEIICIVNEWIFGLFLPKDRKTSGRIVGWFNWIGLFFGNFDMPGACVVNNPRGCNMAVRREAFLAAGGFSPDIIGNGYLFEVEFGLRLARQKKFGRYVGDAIVIHHEAATGGSRVYQRMKWFRDYMHNHQQVMKIVGPQGWVGSVPRLVKRLLSW, encoded by the coding sequence ATGGCGTCTCCGTTAACATGCGAAGTGGTTATCCCCAGCTATAAAAGGTTTGAAAACCTCAAAACGACGGTGGCCGGCATACGGGTTTTGTACCCTACGCTCAGGATCTGCCTTGGCCTTCAGGGCGACATGCCGGGACCGGAATTGGAGCAGTCGCTTGCGGCCGATCCGAACCTCCGCATTGAGAAACTTCCGTCGCCGAGCACAACCATCACTATGAACACGTGCATCAAAAACTCGTCTGCCGACATCATCCTCATCCTCGACGACGACGCAGTGCCGGTGCACGGGTGGATGGAGGCGCACCGTGTCGCGTTCGAACAATACCCTGACCTTCCTTACACCGGCGGCAGGGAAGTGCGCCTGTCAAGGAAGCGGCCGCCGCTCGAAGAGATCATCTGCATCGTCAACGAGTGGATTTTCGGGCTCTTTCTTCCGAAAGACCGCAAGACCAGCGGCAGGATCGTGGGCTGGTTCAACTGGATCGGCCTCTTCTTCGGCAACTTCGACATGCCCGGCGCCTGCGTGGTGAACAATCCGCGCGGCTGCAACATGGCGGTGCGGCGCGAAGCCTTCCTCGCCGCGGGCGGGTTCAGCCCCGACATCATCGGCAACGGATACCTGTTCGAGGTGGAATTCGGCCTGCGGCTGGCGCGCCAGAAAAAGTTCGGACGGTATGTCGGCGACGCCATCGTCATCCACCATGAGGCGGCCACGGGCGGCAGCCGAGTGTACCAGCGCATGAAATGGTTCCGCGACTACATGCACAACCACCAGCAGGTGATGAAGATCGTGGGCCCGCAGGGATGGGTGGGCTCGGTGCCGCGGCTTGTCAAGAGGCTGCTGTCCTGGTGA
- a CDS encoding rhodanese-like domain-containing protein: MRYFFLIMCIFFVQSAPAYHALSADTLSAWITGGPPFSFILIDVRDTSEVDTVMGNAACRPYHMSLNQGVFAANYSLIPKTSNVILYCRSGGRSAQAATMLDGAGFASVYSMSGGFSLWTGPKQPRANLLPISDLPENSMTANTSVAFSRTAGHLKTETSTGMTCHFTGHRSIIRLVDLKNGSTQIFDTKGKILKFCW; this comes from the coding sequence ATGCGATACTTTTTTCTTATCATGTGCATTTTTTTTGTCCAGTCAGCGCCAGCGTATCATGCGCTGAGCGCGGACACCCTTTCCGCGTGGATAACGGGCGGACCGCCATTCAGTTTCATCCTTATTGACGTGCGCGACACCAGCGAGGTCGACACGGTGATGGGAAACGCCGCATGCCGGCCCTATCATATGTCGCTCAACCAGGGCGTGTTCGCCGCCAATTATTCGCTGATCCCGAAAACAAGCAACGTGATCCTCTACTGCAGATCGGGCGGCCGCAGCGCCCAAGCCGCGACCATGCTTGACGGCGCGGGCTTTGCCAGTGTTTACAGCATGTCCGGCGGATTCAGCTTATGGACAGGACCCAAACAGCCCCGCGCCAACCTTCTGCCGATTTCGGATCTGCCGGAAAATTCCATGACGGCGAACACTTCTGTGGCGTTTTCAAGAACTGCCGGGCATCTAAAAACAGAAACAAGTACCGGTATGACATGTCATTTTACCGGGCATCGCAGCATTATAAGACTCGTTGATCTTAAAAACGGTTCAACCCAGATTTTCGACACCAAAGGGAAAATTTTAAAATTTTGCTGGTAA
- a CDS encoding NUDIX domain-containing protein: MIQHTHFKFCPKCGRRGISAADAKSMHCKSCGYVYFHNCTAAVAGIVETSKGIILTVRNANPKKGKTDLPGGFTEYNESMEEALGREIKEELNIGISRMKYFGSFPNVYRYENVTYFTIDTVFICKPESLSTLRMNGEIAAVMYAKPEAIDFSRIGFPSTKRALRKYRALKIR, translated from the coding sequence GTGATCCAACACACGCATTTTAAATTCTGCCCCAAATGCGGCAGGCGCGGCATTAGCGCGGCCGATGCAAAAAGCATGCATTGCAAGTCATGCGGATACGTGTATTTCCACAACTGTACGGCGGCCGTGGCGGGGATTGTGGAGACCTCGAAGGGCATCATCCTCACCGTCAGGAACGCTAACCCCAAAAAGGGAAAGACGGACCTCCCGGGCGGTTTTACCGAATATAACGAATCAATGGAAGAGGCGCTGGGCCGGGAAATAAAGGAAGAATTGAATATCGGGATTTCCCGCATGAAATATTTCGGGTCGTTTCCCAATGTATACCGCTATGAGAATGTAACGTATTTCACCATTGACACTGTTTTTATTTGCAAACCGGAATCTCTTTCAACTCTGCGTATGAATGGCGAGATTGCCGCCGTGATGTATGCGAAGCCGGAGGCCATCGACTTCTCACGGATCGGTTTTCCCTCCACCAAACGCGCTTTGCGGAAATACCGGGCGCTGAAAATCCGTTAG
- a CDS encoding FecR family protein, producing the protein MDCLKQSQILEYCRGNKSAPFEEHLADCAACREKLLAVIAGENPENKVPQELVDKTVDAIILKAQTLHRKEAAFKSHEYSFPASSIYKFAIAAGIIAALVCGYFLVKGPFNDYASINFRHVSPSVKSGKYGPENNTALPETVVVRNGSDQKKNMVLVFDSVNIRVGKVPVKKDREALIRLGGKTGIEAGPAAVINVKSRTDTTVLVELTKGTALFTVEKNKFRQFVVQTPTVRIVAVGTVFSVIADSVYAMVNVVEGAVKLEHERRPSITAMLKQGDGAFANRDSIINVMIQNSQMLRVREKFLRDYIEGALSRPGSGTLPGSSGESHMMPEDVKGANKTE; encoded by the coding sequence ATGGACTGTCTCAAGCAAAGCCAGATATTGGAATACTGCCGCGGAAACAAATCGGCGCCGTTTGAGGAGCATCTTGCCGATTGTGCTGCGTGCAGGGAGAAATTGCTGGCGGTGATAGCCGGGGAAAATCCGGAAAACAAAGTGCCGCAGGAGCTGGTTGACAAAACCGTCGATGCCATTATTTTAAAAGCTCAGACACTGCATAGAAAAGAAGCCGCTTTTAAGAGTCATGAATATTCTTTTCCGGCATCTTCTATTTATAAATTCGCGATTGCTGCGGGGATCATCGCGGCGCTGGTCTGCGGATATTTTCTCGTAAAAGGCCCCTTCAACGACTACGCGTCCATAAACTTCAGACACGTGAGCCCCTCGGTGAAGAGCGGGAAATACGGCCCGGAGAACAATACGGCATTGCCTGAAACCGTTGTGGTGCGGAACGGATCGGATCAGAAGAAAAACATGGTGCTGGTGTTTGACTCCGTCAACATTCGCGTCGGAAAAGTACCGGTGAAAAAGGACCGGGAGGCGCTCATACGGCTGGGCGGCAAGACCGGCATCGAGGCGGGGCCGGCGGCCGTGATCAACGTGAAATCAAGGACCGATACAACGGTTTTGGTCGAACTCACCAAGGGAACGGCGCTTTTTACCGTCGAGAAAAACAAGTTCAGGCAGTTTGTGGTGCAGACACCCACGGTGCGGATCGTTGCCGTGGGCACGGTGTTCAGCGTCATTGCCGACAGCGTCTATGCCATGGTGAATGTCGTGGAGGGCGCGGTGAAACTCGAGCATGAGAGAAGGCCCTCGATCACGGCCATGCTCAAACAGGGCGACGGCGCGTTCGCGAACCGGGACTCCATCATCAATGTGATGATCCAGAACAGCCAGATGCTCAGGGTGCGTGAGAAATTCCTGCGGGACTATATTGAGGGCGCTCTTTCCAGGCCGGGATCAGGCACGCTGCCCGGCAGTTCTGGAGAAAGCCATATGATGCCTGAAGACGTAAAAGGAGCGAATAAAACAGAATAA
- a CDS encoding sigma-70 family RNA polymerase sigma factor, with the protein MQIHLTDDASLVARCVAQPPDKGALNELISRYGRLVMQTITWVFRRYSAKDQDEIKDVFQEVFVSLFDGDCRKLKAYVPEKAGLGTYLMTIARTTAINALNRRRKGPVEPPENVIDEEEGFLPLENGEIMEKIKGLLVDFSPQERLFYHLYFEECMPPETIATVMGVAVDTIYSKKAKIVQKIKKGMRRVVAK; encoded by the coding sequence ATGCAAATACACCTCACCGATGACGCATCCCTGGTAGCGCGGTGTGTTGCACAGCCGCCCGACAAGGGCGCGCTCAACGAACTGATCAGCCGGTACGGGAGGCTGGTGATGCAGACAATAACGTGGGTTTTTCGTAGATATTCGGCGAAGGACCAGGATGAAATAAAGGATGTATTTCAGGAGGTGTTTGTCTCTCTTTTCGATGGTGATTGCAGGAAGCTCAAGGCGTATGTCCCTGAAAAGGCGGGGTTGGGCACTTACCTGATGACCATTGCCCGCACAACGGCGATAAATGCGCTCAACCGTAGGAGAAAAGGACCGGTCGAGCCGCCCGAGAATGTCATTGACGAAGAGGAAGGGTTCCTTCCCCTTGAAAATGGCGAGATAATGGAAAAAATAAAGGGCTTGCTTGTCGATTTCTCGCCGCAGGAACGGCTTTTTTACCATCTTTACTTTGAAGAATGCATGCCGCCGGAGACCATTGCAACGGTGATGGGCGTGGCGGTTGATACCATTTATTCGAAGAAGGCGAAGATTGTTCAAAAAATAAAAAAGGGTATGCGTCGCGTCGTCGCGAAGTAA
- a CDS encoding serine/threonine-protein kinase → MAVSYGVPAEFINALYKKDGVIALGFEQYLCESLIGSGGLGVVIKAKKSAGLTVALKFLHTQAQGDAGDILERFKREIRATKIVGDISDSCVRVYECGEYALQNFGSIPFFSMEYVPGLSLEDFILLRETPFTPLEIWVLARQIAMALDDIHAKGIVHRDIKPSNILVHETRRIVKVTDFGISRDVSSDTGVTMAMDDGIPVILGTPNYLSRYYFDTVPVDKSDVFEKSPGRFTRRSTGEHVTADSAGRYVCAYKGEKLDISVLASTILFELATRVNPFAGSPLPSILTDIMRGMRLDLKTFFRDHPDFFHDQARKKPAFIERLARIIRKGYNAPRSRTYASAGELIRDLDGAIKSFCGRVPGAAEKDDIMATILGKTLVDEYEHVLRRCERAVRDNAEADDKTNINRIMLLYKLKKTERLMACLDLLHAKTAELARKKEPERTSCAFLLELWEKLERFGIEDRYRENSALLKTALQNAP, encoded by the coding sequence ATGGCTGTATCCTACGGCGTTCCGGCTGAATTCATCAACGCCCTCTATAAAAAAGACGGCGTCATAGCGCTCGGCTTTGAGCAGTATCTGTGCGAATCGCTGATCGGATCGGGCGGGCTTGGCGTGGTGATCAAGGCGAAGAAATCCGCGGGGCTCACGGTCGCACTCAAGTTCCTCCACACCCAGGCGCAGGGTGACGCGGGCGACATTCTTGAGCGGTTCAAGCGCGAGATCCGCGCCACCAAGATCGTGGGCGACATCTCGGACTCCTGCGTGCGCGTGTATGAGTGCGGCGAATACGCCCTGCAGAACTTCGGCTCCATCCCGTTTTTCAGCATGGAATACGTTCCCGGCCTGAGCCTCGAGGACTTCATTCTGCTGCGGGAGACGCCGTTCACCCCGCTCGAGATATGGGTGCTGGCGCGCCAGATCGCCATGGCGCTCGACGACATCCACGCCAAGGGCATCGTGCACCGCGACATTAAACCCAGCAACATCCTCGTGCACGAAACGAGGCGCATCGTGAAGGTGACGGATTTCGGCATATCGCGCGACGTGTCGTCCGACACGGGCGTCACCATGGCCATGGACGACGGCATTCCGGTGATCCTCGGCACCCCCAACTACCTTTCGCGCTACTACTTCGACACGGTGCCTGTTGACAAAAGCGACGTTTTCGAGAAGAGCCCGGGCCGGTTCACGCGCAGGTCGACGGGCGAGCATGTCACCGCCGACTCCGCCGGCCGATATGTGTGCGCCTACAAGGGTGAAAAGCTCGACATCAGCGTGCTGGCGTCCACCATCCTTTTCGAGCTCGCCACGCGGGTCAATCCCTTTGCCGGCTCGCCGCTGCCCTCCATCCTCACCGACATCATGCGCGGCATGCGCCTCGACCTCAAGACGTTTTTCCGCGACCATCCCGATTTCTTCCACGACCAGGCGCGGAAAAAACCCGCCTTCATCGAGCGCCTCGCCCGGATTATACGGAAGGGATACAACGCGCCGCGCAGCAGGACCTACGCAAGCGCCGGCGAACTGATCCGCGACCTTGACGGCGCGATCAAGTCGTTCTGCGGACGCGTGCCCGGCGCGGCCGAAAAGGACGACATCATGGCCACCATCCTGGGCAAGACGCTTGTTGACGAATACGAACACGTGCTGCGGCGGTGCGAACGCGCCGTGCGGGACAACGCCGAGGCCGACGACAAGACGAATATCAACCGGATCATGCTCTTGTACAAGCTCAAGAAAACAGAGCGCCTCATGGCGTGCCTCGACCTTCTGCATGCGAAAACCGCCGAACTTGCCAGGAAAAAGGAGCCGGAGCGGACCAGCTGCGCGTTTCTGCTGGAATTGTGGGAGAAGCTCGAGCGCTTCGGTATCGAGGATCGGTATCGGGAAAACAGCGCGCTGCTTAAAACCGCGCTGCAGAACGCGCCATGA
- a CDS encoding sigma-70 family RNA polymerase sigma factor encodes MNQDPGTVPAQELYEKYGFLIHRICLRILGSEDDAKDALQAVFLKLLQQYAGIRDKERTVPWIFNTAKHHCFNMLRANKKFVDGIEPDDIAEVKDEGDCFEKRNLIKMIFMNQSRKVRDAVYYTYVEEFDQREIQKITGQSPATIRRNLIKFKNSLPGIRKRLGI; translated from the coding sequence ATGAATCAAGATCCCGGGACAGTTCCTGCGCAGGAGCTGTACGAAAAATACGGTTTTCTGATCCACCGCATCTGCCTCCGCATCCTCGGCTCGGAAGACGACGCCAAGGACGCGCTGCAGGCGGTGTTTCTAAAGCTGCTGCAGCAGTACGCCGGAATCCGGGATAAGGAAAGGACCGTTCCCTGGATTTTCAACACGGCCAAGCACCACTGCTTCAACATGCTCAGGGCGAATAAAAAATTCGTTGACGGCATCGAGCCGGACGATATCGCGGAAGTGAAGGATGAGGGAGATTGTTTTGAAAAGAGAAACCTGATAAAAATGATCTTCATGAACCAGAGCAGGAAAGTTCGGGACGCGGTGTATTACACCTATGTGGAAGAGTTTGACCAGCGGGAGATACAAAAGATTACCGGCCAGTCTCCCGCCACCATACGGAGAAATCTCATTAAATTCAAGAATAGCCTTCCCGGAATCAGGAAAAGGCTCGGGATATGA
- a CDS encoding caspase family protein → MPKHSLLLIILLASSFLAFGERYALLVGNSTASGNYAELKYVQNDLAALSDILIDFCGFAKEHLVILYNQTPQDFERALGDFSERMSGSKGNMFLLYYSGHADVANLKMGSGDYPLRTLKDKLTAFPADIRIGIFDACQSGSFTRIKGGRLDEPFLFRDDAKTKGQVILCSSSIDENAQESDRYGNSVFTFHFVNALRGSGDMAGDGRVTLGEAYQYAYNHTISSTAGTSGGVQHPSYQFRIQGEGDIVLADLNIRTRGILLSGDVAGDITILSDKGIVVADLAKKANTGVMIALKQGAYQVINGRGEQRFIARVKVDEKSVVAVKNADFSPDEQAAANKKGEETRRGAQIGITLSGEYGMYNFTGLSSALAQRFAGFNAFSMSPGFAFPKYLMVPAITGEVIVRKQYEAHLGFGNYYTASSSHYNGAEMNLTDNSSYACRLQVAQALNVTAIDIGGGYRFQLPYVKNFSLHVGLMVYEPELKVQSTFYDSLYDREVSGSATYRGTAAAPYLAVGYTWPALKWLDIGAKIRYRYQYGTCGLGIDSPVPEQNPAGAALTPLSCNFGGLDGSVFINVHLSFTRSE, encoded by the coding sequence ATGCCGAAGCATTCACTGCTCCTCATCATCCTCCTTGCCTCGTCATTTCTTGCTTTTGGCGAACGTTACGCGCTGCTGGTGGGCAACAGCACGGCGTCCGGCAATTATGCCGAACTCAAGTATGTCCAAAATGATCTTGCCGCTCTTTCGGACATCCTCATCGATTTTTGCGGGTTTGCAAAAGAGCATCTGGTGATTCTTTACAACCAGACGCCGCAGGATTTCGAGCGCGCGCTCGGCGATTTTTCCGAACGGATGAGCGGCTCAAAAGGCAACATGTTCCTTCTTTATTATTCTGGTCACGCCGACGTTGCCAACCTCAAAATGGGAAGCGGCGATTACCCGCTCAGGACGCTGAAGGACAAGCTCACTGCCTTCCCCGCCGACATCCGCATCGGCATCTTTGACGCGTGCCAGAGCGGCAGCTTCACGCGCATCAAGGGCGGCAGGCTCGACGAGCCGTTTCTGTTCAGGGACGACGCCAAGACCAAGGGCCAGGTGATCCTCTGCTCGAGCTCGATAGACGAAAACGCGCAGGAGTCCGACCGGTACGGGAACTCCGTTTTCACGTTCCACTTTGTCAATGCGCTCCGCGGCAGCGGCGACATGGCCGGCGACGGCCGCGTAACGCTGGGCGAGGCGTACCAGTACGCCTACAACCACACCATCTCGAGCACGGCAGGCACCTCGGGCGGCGTGCAACACCCCTCCTATCAGTTCCGCATCCAGGGCGAGGGCGACATCGTGCTCGCCGACCTCAACATCCGCACGCGCGGCATCCTGCTTTCGGGCGACGTGGCCGGCGACATCACCATCCTCAGCGACAAGGGGATCGTGGTGGCAGACCTTGCGAAAAAGGCGAATACCGGCGTCATGATCGCGCTTAAGCAGGGCGCCTACCAGGTGATCAACGGCAGGGGCGAGCAGCGCTTCATCGCACGTGTCAAGGTTGACGAAAAGTCCGTGGTCGCGGTGAAAAACGCCGACTTTTCACCCGACGAACAGGCCGCGGCCAATAAAAAGGGCGAAGAGACCCGGCGCGGGGCGCAGATCGGCATTACCCTGTCCGGCGAGTACGGCATGTACAACTTCACCGGTCTTTCTTCCGCCCTCGCGCAGCGTTTCGCGGGTTTCAACGCGTTCTCCATGAGCCCGGGGTTCGCCTTTCCGAAATACCTCATGGTGCCGGCGATAACCGGTGAGGTCATTGTCAGGAAACAATACGAGGCGCACCTGGGGTTTGGAAATTACTACACCGCCTCGTCTTCACATTACAACGGGGCTGAAATGAACCTGACCGATAATTCGTCCTACGCCTGCCGGCTGCAGGTGGCGCAGGCGCTGAACGTCACGGCGATCGACATCGGCGGCGGCTACCGTTTCCAACTACCCTATGTAAAAAATTTCTCCCTGCACGTGGGGCTCATGGTTTACGAACCGGAGTTGAAAGTTCAGTCCACGTTCTATGATTCTCTGTACGACAGGGAAGTCTCCGGTTCGGCCACCTACCGGGGAACCGCCGCGGCGCCGTACCTTGCCGTCGGCTACACCTGGCCCGCGCTCAAATGGCTGGACATCGGCGCGAAAATCCGCTACCGGTACCAGTACGGCACATGCGGGCTCGGCATCGATTCGCCCGTCCCGGAGCAAAATCCCGCCGGAGCCGCGCTGACGCCGCTTTCCTGCAACTTTGGCGGGCTGGACGGCAGCGTGTTTATCAACGTGCATCTTTCATTTACAAGATCGGAATGA
- a CDS encoding Nif3-like dinuclear metal center hexameric protein, with amino-acid sequence MTTSRDNIVNYLNSFLEIEKIKDSSCNGLQVQGVKQVKKIGLAVDACMVAYKKAAAKRCQMLVVHHGLIWDGLKSIRGAGREQVRFLLDHGISLYAAHLPLDLHPEVGNNAVLAKALGLLSVKPFGKYKGNYIGCEGVLPEEMTVDAIGRSCGKIIGGEFFNLPFGKKECRRVAIVSGGGSDAIPEAIEKGIDCFITGEASHWNHHAALEGHLNVLYLGHYHSEKPGVKAVGKKLEKEFEVKTAFLDVPTLV; translated from the coding sequence ATGACAACCAGCCGAGATAATATCGTCAACTATCTAAACTCATTTCTTGAAATCGAAAAAATCAAAGACTCGTCCTGCAATGGCCTTCAAGTGCAAGGCGTTAAGCAGGTAAAAAAAATCGGCCTGGCGGTTGATGCGTGCATGGTGGCGTATAAAAAGGCCGCCGCGAAAAGGTGCCAGATGCTCGTGGTGCACCACGGCCTGATCTGGGACGGCCTCAAAAGCATTCGCGGAGCCGGGCGCGAGCAGGTGCGGTTCCTGCTCGATCACGGCATCAGCCTGTACGCCGCGCACCTGCCGCTCGACCTGCATCCCGAGGTCGGCAACAATGCCGTGCTCGCGAAGGCGCTTGGACTCTTATCGGTAAAGCCATTTGGAAAATACAAGGGCAATTACATCGGCTGTGAAGGCGTTTTGCCGGAAGAAATGACGGTTGACGCAATAGGAAGGTCGTGCGGGAAAATCATCGGCGGCGAGTTTTTCAATCTTCCATTCGGAAAAAAGGAATGCAGGCGCGTCGCCATCGTTTCCGGCGGCGGTTCAGACGCCATTCCGGAGGCGATTGAAAAGGGGATTGACTGCTTTATCACCGGAGAGGCTTCACATTGGAACCATCACGCAGCGCTCGAAGGACATCTCAACGTGCTATACCTGGGGCATTATCATTCGGAAAAACCCGGTGTCAAGGCGGTCGGGAAAAAACTGGAAAAGGAATTTGAGGTTAAGACGGCGTTTCTGGATGTGCCGACGCTGGTGTGA
- the prfB gene encoding peptide chain release factor 2 translates to MSKTCGGIFDVDEKRKTLLESEQETTQQGFWNDNEKAQATLKKIKSLRDVITQWDKTKKDSDDILELFNLSLHDPDAGITAELTEHASQLESEIAHLEFVRKLSGEDDDRPAILTVHSGAGGTESCDWCEMLFRMYCRWMENKGFSYTVLESQPGEGAGLKSVTAQVQGDYVYGHLKAECGVHRLVRISPFDANARRHTSFASVYAYPMIEDADDFELDEKDIRVDTYRSSGAGGQHVNKTDSAVRMTHIPTNIVVACQNERSQIKNRDVAMKILKSRVKQFYKEQEDKKRQDKLAVKKKIEWGSQIRSYVLHPYNLVKDHRTEVETSNAQGVLDGDLDMFIEAYLLNFQ, encoded by the coding sequence GTGTCGAAAACCTGCGGAGGTATCTTTGACGTTGATGAAAAGAGAAAAACCCTTTTAGAAAGCGAACAGGAAACGACACAACAAGGGTTCTGGAACGACAACGAAAAAGCGCAGGCGACCCTCAAGAAAATAAAAAGCCTCAGGGACGTCATCACCCAATGGGACAAGACGAAAAAAGACTCCGACGACATTCTTGAATTGTTTAACCTATCACTGCATGATCCTGACGCGGGTATTACGGCTGAGCTCACCGAGCACGCGTCGCAGCTTGAATCGGAAATAGCGCATCTCGAGTTCGTGCGCAAGCTTTCGGGCGAGGACGACGACCGGCCCGCGATCCTCACCGTCCACAGCGGCGCCGGCGGCACCGAGAGCTGCGACTGGTGCGAGATGCTGTTCCGCATGTATTGCCGGTGGATGGAGAACAAGGGCTTCTCCTACACCGTGCTCGAGAGCCAGCCCGGCGAGGGCGCGGGTCTCAAGAGCGTCACTGCCCAAGTGCAGGGCGATTACGTGTACGGTCATCTCAAGGCGGAATGCGGCGTGCACCGGCTCGTGCGCATCTCGCCGTTCGACGCCAATGCACGGCGCCATACCTCGTTCGCGTCGGTGTATGCCTATCCCATGATCGAGGACGCCGACGATTTCGAGCTTGACGAAAAAGACATCCGTGTGGACACCTACCGCTCCAGCGGCGCCGGCGGCCAGCACGTGAACAAGACCGACTCCGCAGTGCGCATGACGCATATCCCCACCAACATCGTCGTGGCATGCCAGAACGAGCGCTCGCAGATCAAGAACCGGGATGTGGCGATGAAGATTCTCAAGAGCCGCGTCAAGCAGTTTTACAAGGAGCAGGAGGACAAGAAGCGCCAGGACAAGCTTGCGGTGAAGAAGAAGATCGAATGGGGAAGCCAGATCCGCTCCTACGTGCTCCATCCGTACAACCTGGTGAAGGACCACCGTACCGAGGTGGAGACGTCGAACGCGCAGGGAGTATTGGACGGGGACCTGGATATGTTCATTGAGGCTTATTTGCTGAATTTCCAATAG